Proteins encoded by one window of Myxocyprinus asiaticus isolate MX2 ecotype Aquarium Trade chromosome 35, UBuf_Myxa_2, whole genome shotgun sequence:
- the LOC127425924 gene encoding immediate early response gene 2 protein-like → MDVEAKRIMTLSVSKLYSLRIQRGGLRLHRSLLLSMTMRATRDIYHTAVRLKDTEWDEQVVPCVSEAATEEPMDTSKDQTTVSDSVMTETPKEISVNPQEPKEKLEEDEENRVAHNCERRSRKRRGKTAVEPDFLPLKKARMDTDDEVLRTNDGNSCRQAETLTAFPTNRAIGAC, encoded by the coding sequence ATGGACGTTGAGGCCAAGAGAATTATGACTCTTTCTGTTAGTAAACTGTATTCATTGAGGATCCAGCGTGGGGGTTTGAGACTTCACCGGAGTCTTCTGCTCTCCATGACCATGAGAGCCACCCGGGACATCTACCACACCGCCGTGCGGCTCAAAGACACGGAGTGGGACGAGCAGGTCGTTCCGTGCGTCTCGGAAGCGGCCACGGAGGAGCCCATGGACACTAGTAAAGACCAAACCACAGTCAGTGACTCTGTAATGACTGAAACTCCTAAAGAGATCTCGGTTAATCCTCAAGAACCTAAAGAGAAACTAGAGGAGGACGAAGAGAACCGAGTCGCACATAACTGTGAACGGCGCTCCAGGAAGCGCCGCGGTAAGACGGCCGTCGAGCCGGACTTTCTGCCTCTGAAGAAGGCGAGAATGGACACGGATGATGAGGTCTTAAGGACGAATGATGGAAACAGCTGTCGACAAGCTGAAACACTGACAGCGTTCCCCACAAATCGGGCCATCGGTGCATGTTGA
- the LOC127425922 gene encoding syntaxin-10-like isoform X1, which translates to MSMEDPFFVVKGEVQKALSKAQGLFERWEELLQEETPVSRDELDWSTNELRNCIRAIDWDLEDLHETISIVEANPGKFHLGEHELQERREFVERTRNSVQLMKEHLASPSTVAQAEKKNKQALLGTIVQRNDRYAGLEPHLVSANSRYIQEQQEQQQLIMQDQDEQLELVSGGIRVLKDMSNRIGDELDEQAVMLGEFSEEMDQTGSRMDSVLKKVEKVSHMTSSRRQWCAIGVLVTILIVVLIMFFAI; encoded by the exons ATGTCGATGGAAGATCCCTTTTTCGTGGTTAAAGG GGAGGTGCAGAAGGCTCTTTCCAAAGCACAGGGGCTGTTTGAGCGCTGGGAGGAACTACTCCAGGAGGAAACACCCGTCAGCCGTGATGAGCTGGACTGGAGCACAAATGAACTCCGAAACTGCATCAGGGCCATCGACTGGGACCTGGAGGACCTGCATGAAACCATCA GTATTGTGGAGGCAAACCCTGGGAAGTTCCATTTAGGAGAGCATGAACTTCAGGAGAGGAGAGAGTTTGTGGAGCGAACGCGGAACTCTGTGCAG cTGATGAAAGAGCATCTGGCGAGTCCCTCGACTGTGGCTCAAGCagagaagaaaaacaaacag GCTTTGCTGGGAACCATAGTGCAGAGAAATGATCGGTATGCCGGTCTGGAGCCACATCTGGTGTCCGCAAACTCCAGATATATTCAGGAGCAACAGGAACAGCAGCAG CTGATCATGCAGGACCAGGATGAGCAGTTGGAACTGGTGTCAGGCGGCATCCGTGTCCTAAAGGACATGTCTAACAGGATAGGAGACGAACTGGACGAGCAGGCAGT CATGCTTGGTGAGTTTAGCGAGGAGATGGACCAGACTGGTTCTAGAATGGACTCTGTGTTGAAGAAAGTGGAGAAGGTTTCACACATGACCAGCA GTCGGAGACA
- the LOC127425922 gene encoding syntaxin-10-like isoform X2: MSWTGAQMNSETASGPSTGTWRTCMKPSVSSQVRDTGKCLSTLLSRQSLTSQTVFLDEGSGIVEANPGKFHLGEHELQERREFVERTRNSVQLMKEHLASPSTVAQAEKKNKQALLGTIVQRNDRYAGLEPHLVSANSRYIQEQQEQQQLIMQDQDEQLELVSGGIRVLKDMSNRIGDELDEQAVMLGEFSEEMDQTGSRMDSVLKKVEKVSHMTSSRRQWCAIGVLVTILIVVLIMFFAI, encoded by the exons ATGAGCTGGACTGGAGCACAAATGAACTCCGAAACTGCATCAGGGCCATCGACTGGGACCTGGAGGACCTGCATGAAACCATCAGTATCCTCCCAAGTGAGAGATACAGGCAAATGCCTTTCTACTCTGCTGTCCCGTCAGTCACTGACTTCAcaaacagtgtttttggatgaag GATCAGGTATTGTGGAGGCAAACCCTGGGAAGTTCCATTTAGGAGAGCATGAACTTCAGGAGAGGAGAGAGTTTGTGGAGCGAACGCGGAACTCTGTGCAG cTGATGAAAGAGCATCTGGCGAGTCCCTCGACTGTGGCTCAAGCagagaagaaaaacaaacag GCTTTGCTGGGAACCATAGTGCAGAGAAATGATCGGTATGCCGGTCTGGAGCCACATCTGGTGTCCGCAAACTCCAGATATATTCAGGAGCAACAGGAACAGCAGCAG CTGATCATGCAGGACCAGGATGAGCAGTTGGAACTGGTGTCAGGCGGCATCCGTGTCCTAAAGGACATGTCTAACAGGATAGGAGACGAACTGGACGAGCAGGCAGT CATGCTTGGTGAGTTTAGCGAGGAGATGGACCAGACTGGTTCTAGAATGGACTCTGTGTTGAAGAAAGTGGAGAAGGTTTCACACATGACCAGCA GTCGGAGACA